A single Kryptolebias marmoratus isolate JLee-2015 linkage group LG16, ASM164957v2, whole genome shotgun sequence DNA region contains:
- the LOC108232305 gene encoding ATPase family AAA domain-containing protein 2 isoform X1, whose product MVVRRSSGTVGAEPEATTPKRRTIEMDTSSEFLSLIPAASQRKSARSTRSSRSLNDSFSSPENNSVNGYAVAKHEDGGGLSPSLKTRGQRVKPEVSFADVGPKTSSPVHEDRAEGCCTRKSSRLQREAKASSDKQRADVPDEVEGSSTPKRSRFNLQSRDVEEEEEEDCSVRRSSRITRYKLHSRNQSVLYDRLITNTAEAVLQKMDDMKKMRRRLRSRDRDAEEELGVFKDRMRRSLRNAESKKSEQKSQDEDDDNDEEEEDGEEEDEDEEEDNQRRYDFRQRKAVVRYQAPQEPREPRKRSMYFKENSSPTRRRFRFSSTAPRSPYNRRTSRSSSDRRRHAIHSSDSTSSSSDDDKFQRRRSKNRSRSVNRCLPMNLLKEDLLGIHKDRMKIGASLADVDPMHIDKTVRFDSIGGLNKHISALKEMVVFPLLYPEVFERFKIQPPRGCLFYGPPGTGKTLVARALANECSQGERKVAFFMRKGADCLSKWVGESERQLRLLFDQAYQMRPSIIFFDEIDGLAPVRSSRQDQIHSSIVSTLLALMDGLDSRGEVVVIGATNRLDSIDPALRRPGRFDREFLFGLPDREARKDILKIHTRQWTPPPSETFLEELADKCVGYCGADIKAVCSEAALCALRRRYPQIYSSSQKLILDVNSIVITHKDFMSAMSKMVPAAQRAVVSPAKALLPAIRPLLTTTLQNILQTVSRVFPHAEQGLKRKRQQDVSRGVSEDELMFSEEEEAEVSSGGLNSQTQLKMPTANGLINFNRSVLSQPTSYRPRLLLEGRPGSGQTSHLAPAVLHALEKFTVYTLDMAVLFGASMTAPEETCAQIFVEAKRTSPSILYIPHIGQWWETVGPALKATFLSLLSSIPAFSPILLLATCSLHYDQLSVEVQELFRVEYGEVFQVLVPTSRERRDFFEDLILNQAAKAPTSKKKVVLHALEVLPVAPPPPPRQLTQEECRRLEEQEEDTLRELRLFLRDVTNRLSQDKRFKAFTKPVDLDEVPDYAEVIKKPMDLSTLLSKIDLHQYGTVQEFLVDVDLIWQNALEYNPDRDPSDRQIRHRACALKDTVHAIIREELDEDFEKICKEIKESRKTRGCSTAQFTPTFYHVLPKQPKAATDTNIIRTPPQSEKVEPAAVVATNTSVSSVTTPKNTAHKKKRRKSRWSTGYIPKKKSYSSPHVSRDDTHFGSDEDDGDNEDEVEKEGGAENHHAIAAKENRVDAEKEAEPAAVQEGGSEPMVGAESSQEEEEKKPAAEDEGILTDEDEQDDNQIQNKDDEAVKQPEQSEKRSDEANDNICVNTNKQSCAETEGETQHTTTIQPVTETQSDTQIVKGQSDEEENKVALVEEAELTSPAEPMEAETTDSTAAASAETETGTEHNMRRMTRALKNTVLQQQMIDADKALQILNQETPPLVVDRNRLKELLDRIVTQTEGYEVYKLEKLYALLCQNIYRHRRDYNKTALIQELEQEIKNFCLINF is encoded by the exons ATGGTGGTCCGACGCAGTAGCGGCACTGTCGGAGCCGAGCCGGAGGCAACTACGCCGAAGAGGAGGACGATTGAAATGGACACAAGCTCCGAGTTCCTGTCGCTGATTCCCGCCGCGTCGCAGAGAAAGTCCGCTCGGTCGACTCGGTCCTCACGGTCCCTGAACGACAGCTTCAGCAGCCCCGAAAACAACTCGGTGAAT GGTTATGCTGTCGCAAAGCATGAGGATGGAGGTGGTCTCAGTCCCTCCCTCAAGACCAGAGGACAAAGAGTTAAACCCGAGGTTTCTTTTGCTGACGTGGGACCAAAGACGAGCTCCCCTGTGCATGAAGACAGAGCTGAAGGCTGCTGCACCAG AAAATCTTCCAGGCTGCAGAGAGAGGCGAAGGCATCCAGCGACAAACAGCGAGCAG ATGTTCCAGATGAAGTGGAAGGGTCGTCCACCCCCAAACGGAGTCGCTTTAACCTACAGAGTCGAgatgtggaggaagaggaggaggaagattgCTCGGTGCGACGAAGCTCCCGAATCACCAGATACAAACTGCACTCTCGCAATCAGTCAGTGCTCTACGATCGCCTCATCACCAA CACTGCTGAAGCTGTTCTTCAAAAGATGGACGACATGAAGAAAATGAGGCGCCGGCTGAGGAGCAGAGATCGAGACGCCGAGGAAGAG TTGGGCGTGTTCAAGGACCGGATGAGGAGGTCTCTGAGAAATGCTGAGAGTAAAAAATCTGAGCAGAAGAGCCAAG ATGAAGACGATGAtaatgatgaggaggaggaagatggagaagaggaagatgaagatgaggaagaagacAACCAACGACGATACGACTTCCGACAGAGAAAGGCTGTGGTTCGCTACCAGGCCCCACAAG AACCCAGAGAACCCAGGAAACGCAGCATGTACTTCAAGGAGAACTCGTCTCCCACCAGACGCAGGTTCAGGTTCAGCTCCACAGCTCCCAGGAGCCCCTACAACAGAAGGACCAGCAG GAGTAGTTCTGACAG GAGGAGACATGCCATCCACAGTAGTGACTCCACGTCCTCTTCCTCAGATGATGATAAATTTCAGAGACGCAGGAGTAAGAACAGGAGCAGGTCTGTCAACAG ATGTCTGCCGATGAACTTACTGAAAGAAGACCTTCTGGGGATCCACAAGGATAGGATGAAGATTGGAGCCAGCCTTGCTGATGTGGACCCCATGCACATAGACAAAACG GTTCGCTTTGACAGCATTGGaggtttaaacaaacacatttcagcacTAAAGGAGATGGTGGTGTTTCCTCTGCTTTATCCAGAAGTCTTTGAGCGGTTCAAGATACAGCCACCCAG GGGCTGTCTGTTTTACGGTCCTCCGGGCACTGGGAAAACCCTGGTAGCCAGAGCACTGGCGAACGAGTGCAGTCAGGGCGAGAGAAAGGTGGCGTTCTTCATGAGGAAAGGAGCCGACTGCCTCAGTAAATGGGTGGGAGAATCAGAGAGACAGTTACGACTCCTGTTTGATCAG GCTTATCAAATGCGTCCATCCATCATCTTCTTTGATGAGATTGATGGTTTGGCTCCGGTCCGATCCAGCCGTCAGGACCAGATCCACAG CTCGATTGTGTCAACTCTCCTGGCTCTGATGGATGGATTAGACAGCAGAGGAGAAGTTGTTGTTATTGGCGCCACGAACAGGCTGGACTCCATCGATCCGGCACTGAGAAGACCCGGACGCTTTGATAGAGAGTTCCTGTTTGGCCTGCCGGACAGAGag GCAAGAAAGGACATTCTGAAGATCCACACCAGGCAGTGGACTCCTCCACCCTCGGAGACTTTCCTGGAGGAACTTGCAGATAAATGTGTTG ggtaCTGTGGAGCAGATATCAAAGCCGTGTGTTCAGAGGCAGCCTTGTGTGCCCTGCGGCGTCGCTACCCACAGATCTACTCTTCATCACAGAAACTTATCCTGGATGTGAACTCAATCGTCATCACTCACAAAGACTTCATGTCCGCTATGTCCAAGATGGTGCCAGCTGCTCAAAG ggCCGTAGTGTCACCAGCTAAAGCCTTGTTACCTGCCATCCGTCCTCTGTTGACCACCACCTTACAGAACATACTCCAAACAGTCAGCAGGGTGTTTCCTCATGCTGAGCAGGGATTAAAGAGGAAAAGACAACAAG aTGTGTCCCGGGGAGTGTCTGAGGATGAGCTGATGTttagtgaggaagaggaggctgaaGTTTCCTCCGGTGGGCTGAATTCTCAAACACAGCTCAAGATGCCTACTGCTAACGGCCTTATAAACTTCAACAG GAGTGTGTTGAGCCAGCCGACATCCTACCGTCCCCGGCTCCTCCTGGAGGGCAGACCAGGCTCAGGTCAGACCTCCCATTTGGCTCCGGCTGTTCTCCACGCTCTGGAGAAGTTCACCGTTTACACTCTGGACATGGCTGTCCTGTTTGGAGCCAGCATGACAGCACCTGAAGAAACCTGCGCCCAG ATTTTTGTTGAAGCCAAGCGGACCTCTCCCAGTATCTTGTACATCCCGCATATCGGGCAGTGGTGGGAAACTGTGGGTCCTGCACTCAAAGCAACCTTCCTGAGCCTCCTGAGCTCCATCCCCGCCTTCTCTCCTATTCTGCTGCTGGCTACCTGCAGCCTCCATTATGACCAACTGAGTGTGGAG GTGCAGGAGTTGTTTCGGGTTGAATACGGAGAGGTCTTTCAAGTCCTTGTGCCCACCAGCCGAGAGAGAAGGGACTTCTTTGAGGATCTTATCCTCAATCAGGCTGCAAAAGCCCCCACTTCCAAAAAGAAAGTTG TGCTTCATGCATTAGAGGTGCTTCCGGTtgcccctccaccccctccacGTCAGCTAACCCAAGAGGAGTGTAGACGTTTGGAAGAACAAGAGGAAGATACGCTCAGAGAGCTTCGTCTCTTCCTGCGTGATGTCACAAACCGCCTTTCTCAAGATAAACGCTTCAAGGCTTTTACTAAGCCTGTGGATTTGGACGAG GTTCCAGATTATGCTGAAGTGATCAAGAAGCCGATGGATCTGTCAACACTTCTCTCAAAGATAGACCTCCATCAGTACGGGACGGTCCAAGAGTTTCTCGTGGACGTGGATCTCATCTGGCAGAACGCCCTCGAATACAACCCAGATAGGGACCCTTCAG ATCGACAGATTCGCCACAGAGCGTGTGCATTGAAAGACACGGTCCACGCCATCATCCGAGAAGAACTGGATGAAGATTTTGAGAAGATTTGCAAAGAGATCAAAGAGTCACGAAAGACAAGAG GTTGCTCCACTGCACAGTTTACTCCCACCTTCTACCACGTCCTTCCCAAACAGCCCAAAGCTGCCACAGACACTAATATCATCAGGACACCTCCGCAGAGTGAGAAAGTTGAACCTGCAGCTGTGGTTGCTACCAATACGAGCGTCTCTTCTGTCACAACACCTAAAAACACAG cacACAAGAAGAAACGTCGGAAGAGTCGTTGGTCTACCGGCTACATTCCAAAGAAGAAGTCCTACTCTTCTCCACACGTGTCCAGAGACGACACACACTTTGGTTCTGACGAAGACGATGGAGATAATGAGGACGAGGTTGAGAAGGAAGGAGGTGCAGAGAATCATCATGCAATTGCAGCAAAAGAGAATCGGGTGGATGCTGAAAAAGAGGCAGAACCTGCAGCAGTTCAGGAAGGTGGCTCTGAGCCaatggtaggagctgagagcagtcaggaggaagaggagaagaaaccAGCTGCTGAAGATGAGGGCATCCTGACTGACGAAGATGAACAAGATGATAATCAGATCCAAAATAAAGATGATGAAGCTGTCAAACAGCCAGAACAGAGTGAAAAAAGGAGCGATGAGGCTAATGACAATATCTGTGTTAACACGAATAAACAGAGCTGCgcagagacagagggagaaacaCAGCACACTACCACAATACAACCTGTCACTGAGACACAATCAGACACTCAGATTGTGAAGGGCCAGTCTGacgaagaagaaaacaaagtagCTTTAGTAGAAGAAGCCGAGCTGACGAGTCCCGCTGAGCCGATGGAGGCTGAAACTACAGACTCCACTGCAGCTGCCTCAGCAGAGACGGAAACAGGAACAG AGCACAACATGAGGCGAATGACCCGAGCCCTAAAGAACAcggttctgcagcagcagatgatCGACGCAGACAAAGCTCTGCAGATCCTGAACCAGGAAACACCTCCTCTGGTTGTGGACAGAAACAGATTAAAG gaGCTTCTGGACAGAATAGTGACACAGACAGAAGGCTACGAAGTCTACAAGCTTGAGAAACTCTACGCTCTGCTCTGTCAGAACATCTACAGACACAGACGAGACTACAACAAAACAGCACTAATACAG gagTTGGAACAAGAGATTAAAAACTTCTGCCTGAtcaatttttaa
- the LOC108232305 gene encoding ATPase family AAA domain-containing protein 2 isoform X3 has protein sequence MVVRRSSGTVGAEPEATTPKRRTIEMDTSSEFLSLIPAASQRKSARSTRSSRSLNDSFSSPENNSVNGYAVAKHEDGGGLSPSLKTRGQRVKPEVSFADVGPKTSSPVHEDRAEGCCTRKSSRLQREAKASSDKQRADVPDEVEGSSTPKRSRFNLQSRDVEEEEEEDCSVRRSSRITRYKLHSRNQSVLYDRLITNTAEAVLQKMDDMKKMRRRLRSRDRDAEEELGVFKDRMRRSLRNAESKKSEQKSQDEDDDNDEEEEDGEEEDEDEEEDNQRRYDFRQRKAVVRYQAPQEPREPRKRSMYFKENSSPTRRRFRFSSTAPRSPYNRRTSRRRHAIHSSDSTSSSSDDDKFQRRRSKNRSRSVNRCLPMNLLKEDLLGIHKDRMKIGASLADVDPMHIDKTVRFDSIGGLNKHISALKEMVVFPLLYPEVFERFKIQPPRGCLFYGPPGTGKTLVARALANECSQGERKVAFFMRKGADCLSKWVGESERQLRLLFDQAYQMRPSIIFFDEIDGLAPVRSSRQDQIHSSIVSTLLALMDGLDSRGEVVVIGATNRLDSIDPALRRPGRFDREFLFGLPDREARKDILKIHTRQWTPPPSETFLEELADKCVGYCGADIKAVCSEAALCALRRRYPQIYSSSQKLILDVNSIVITHKDFMSAMSKMVPAAQRAVVSPAKALLPAIRPLLTTTLQNILQTVSRVFPHAEQGLKRKRQQDVSRGVSEDELMFSEEEEAEVSSGGLNSQTQLKMPTANGLINFNRSVLSQPTSYRPRLLLEGRPGSGQTSHLAPAVLHALEKFTVYTLDMAVLFGASMTAPEETCAQIFVEAKRTSPSILYIPHIGQWWETVGPALKATFLSLLSSIPAFSPILLLATCSLHYDQLSVEVQELFRVEYGEVFQVLVPTSRERRDFFEDLILNQAAKAPTSKKKVVLHALEVLPVAPPPPPRQLTQEECRRLEEQEEDTLRELRLFLRDVTNRLSQDKRFKAFTKPVDLDEVPDYAEVIKKPMDLSTLLSKIDLHQYGTVQEFLVDVDLIWQNALEYNPDRDPSDRQIRHRACALKDTVHAIIREELDEDFEKICKEIKESRKTRGCSTAQFTPTFYHVLPKQPKAATDTNIIRTPPQSEKVEPAAVVATNTSVSSVTTPKNTAHKKKRRKSRWSTGYIPKKKSYSSPHVSRDDTHFGSDEDDGDNEDEVEKEGGAENHHAIAAKENRVDAEKEAEPAAVQEGGSEPMVGAESSQEEEEKKPAAEDEGILTDEDEQDDNQIQNKDDEAVKQPEQSEKRSDEANDNICVNTNKQSCAETEGETQHTTTIQPVTETQSDTQIVKGQSDEEENKVALVEEAELTSPAEPMEAETTDSTAAASAETETGTEHNMRRMTRALKNTVLQQQMIDADKALQILNQETPPLVVDRNRLKELLDRIVTQTEGYEVYKLEKLYALLCQNIYRHRRDYNKTALIQELEQEIKNFCLINF, from the exons ATGGTGGTCCGACGCAGTAGCGGCACTGTCGGAGCCGAGCCGGAGGCAACTACGCCGAAGAGGAGGACGATTGAAATGGACACAAGCTCCGAGTTCCTGTCGCTGATTCCCGCCGCGTCGCAGAGAAAGTCCGCTCGGTCGACTCGGTCCTCACGGTCCCTGAACGACAGCTTCAGCAGCCCCGAAAACAACTCGGTGAAT GGTTATGCTGTCGCAAAGCATGAGGATGGAGGTGGTCTCAGTCCCTCCCTCAAGACCAGAGGACAAAGAGTTAAACCCGAGGTTTCTTTTGCTGACGTGGGACCAAAGACGAGCTCCCCTGTGCATGAAGACAGAGCTGAAGGCTGCTGCACCAG AAAATCTTCCAGGCTGCAGAGAGAGGCGAAGGCATCCAGCGACAAACAGCGAGCAG ATGTTCCAGATGAAGTGGAAGGGTCGTCCACCCCCAAACGGAGTCGCTTTAACCTACAGAGTCGAgatgtggaggaagaggaggaggaagattgCTCGGTGCGACGAAGCTCCCGAATCACCAGATACAAACTGCACTCTCGCAATCAGTCAGTGCTCTACGATCGCCTCATCACCAA CACTGCTGAAGCTGTTCTTCAAAAGATGGACGACATGAAGAAAATGAGGCGCCGGCTGAGGAGCAGAGATCGAGACGCCGAGGAAGAG TTGGGCGTGTTCAAGGACCGGATGAGGAGGTCTCTGAGAAATGCTGAGAGTAAAAAATCTGAGCAGAAGAGCCAAG ATGAAGACGATGAtaatgatgaggaggaggaagatggagaagaggaagatgaagatgaggaagaagacAACCAACGACGATACGACTTCCGACAGAGAAAGGCTGTGGTTCGCTACCAGGCCCCACAAG AACCCAGAGAACCCAGGAAACGCAGCATGTACTTCAAGGAGAACTCGTCTCCCACCAGACGCAGGTTCAGGTTCAGCTCCACAGCTCCCAGGAGCCCCTACAACAGAAGGACCAGCAG GAGGAGACATGCCATCCACAGTAGTGACTCCACGTCCTCTTCCTCAGATGATGATAAATTTCAGAGACGCAGGAGTAAGAACAGGAGCAGGTCTGTCAACAG ATGTCTGCCGATGAACTTACTGAAAGAAGACCTTCTGGGGATCCACAAGGATAGGATGAAGATTGGAGCCAGCCTTGCTGATGTGGACCCCATGCACATAGACAAAACG GTTCGCTTTGACAGCATTGGaggtttaaacaaacacatttcagcacTAAAGGAGATGGTGGTGTTTCCTCTGCTTTATCCAGAAGTCTTTGAGCGGTTCAAGATACAGCCACCCAG GGGCTGTCTGTTTTACGGTCCTCCGGGCACTGGGAAAACCCTGGTAGCCAGAGCACTGGCGAACGAGTGCAGTCAGGGCGAGAGAAAGGTGGCGTTCTTCATGAGGAAAGGAGCCGACTGCCTCAGTAAATGGGTGGGAGAATCAGAGAGACAGTTACGACTCCTGTTTGATCAG GCTTATCAAATGCGTCCATCCATCATCTTCTTTGATGAGATTGATGGTTTGGCTCCGGTCCGATCCAGCCGTCAGGACCAGATCCACAG CTCGATTGTGTCAACTCTCCTGGCTCTGATGGATGGATTAGACAGCAGAGGAGAAGTTGTTGTTATTGGCGCCACGAACAGGCTGGACTCCATCGATCCGGCACTGAGAAGACCCGGACGCTTTGATAGAGAGTTCCTGTTTGGCCTGCCGGACAGAGag GCAAGAAAGGACATTCTGAAGATCCACACCAGGCAGTGGACTCCTCCACCCTCGGAGACTTTCCTGGAGGAACTTGCAGATAAATGTGTTG ggtaCTGTGGAGCAGATATCAAAGCCGTGTGTTCAGAGGCAGCCTTGTGTGCCCTGCGGCGTCGCTACCCACAGATCTACTCTTCATCACAGAAACTTATCCTGGATGTGAACTCAATCGTCATCACTCACAAAGACTTCATGTCCGCTATGTCCAAGATGGTGCCAGCTGCTCAAAG ggCCGTAGTGTCACCAGCTAAAGCCTTGTTACCTGCCATCCGTCCTCTGTTGACCACCACCTTACAGAACATACTCCAAACAGTCAGCAGGGTGTTTCCTCATGCTGAGCAGGGATTAAAGAGGAAAAGACAACAAG aTGTGTCCCGGGGAGTGTCTGAGGATGAGCTGATGTttagtgaggaagaggaggctgaaGTTTCCTCCGGTGGGCTGAATTCTCAAACACAGCTCAAGATGCCTACTGCTAACGGCCTTATAAACTTCAACAG GAGTGTGTTGAGCCAGCCGACATCCTACCGTCCCCGGCTCCTCCTGGAGGGCAGACCAGGCTCAGGTCAGACCTCCCATTTGGCTCCGGCTGTTCTCCACGCTCTGGAGAAGTTCACCGTTTACACTCTGGACATGGCTGTCCTGTTTGGAGCCAGCATGACAGCACCTGAAGAAACCTGCGCCCAG ATTTTTGTTGAAGCCAAGCGGACCTCTCCCAGTATCTTGTACATCCCGCATATCGGGCAGTGGTGGGAAACTGTGGGTCCTGCACTCAAAGCAACCTTCCTGAGCCTCCTGAGCTCCATCCCCGCCTTCTCTCCTATTCTGCTGCTGGCTACCTGCAGCCTCCATTATGACCAACTGAGTGTGGAG GTGCAGGAGTTGTTTCGGGTTGAATACGGAGAGGTCTTTCAAGTCCTTGTGCCCACCAGCCGAGAGAGAAGGGACTTCTTTGAGGATCTTATCCTCAATCAGGCTGCAAAAGCCCCCACTTCCAAAAAGAAAGTTG TGCTTCATGCATTAGAGGTGCTTCCGGTtgcccctccaccccctccacGTCAGCTAACCCAAGAGGAGTGTAGACGTTTGGAAGAACAAGAGGAAGATACGCTCAGAGAGCTTCGTCTCTTCCTGCGTGATGTCACAAACCGCCTTTCTCAAGATAAACGCTTCAAGGCTTTTACTAAGCCTGTGGATTTGGACGAG GTTCCAGATTATGCTGAAGTGATCAAGAAGCCGATGGATCTGTCAACACTTCTCTCAAAGATAGACCTCCATCAGTACGGGACGGTCCAAGAGTTTCTCGTGGACGTGGATCTCATCTGGCAGAACGCCCTCGAATACAACCCAGATAGGGACCCTTCAG ATCGACAGATTCGCCACAGAGCGTGTGCATTGAAAGACACGGTCCACGCCATCATCCGAGAAGAACTGGATGAAGATTTTGAGAAGATTTGCAAAGAGATCAAAGAGTCACGAAAGACAAGAG GTTGCTCCACTGCACAGTTTACTCCCACCTTCTACCACGTCCTTCCCAAACAGCCCAAAGCTGCCACAGACACTAATATCATCAGGACACCTCCGCAGAGTGAGAAAGTTGAACCTGCAGCTGTGGTTGCTACCAATACGAGCGTCTCTTCTGTCACAACACCTAAAAACACAG cacACAAGAAGAAACGTCGGAAGAGTCGTTGGTCTACCGGCTACATTCCAAAGAAGAAGTCCTACTCTTCTCCACACGTGTCCAGAGACGACACACACTTTGGTTCTGACGAAGACGATGGAGATAATGAGGACGAGGTTGAGAAGGAAGGAGGTGCAGAGAATCATCATGCAATTGCAGCAAAAGAGAATCGGGTGGATGCTGAAAAAGAGGCAGAACCTGCAGCAGTTCAGGAAGGTGGCTCTGAGCCaatggtaggagctgagagcagtcaggaggaagaggagaagaaaccAGCTGCTGAAGATGAGGGCATCCTGACTGACGAAGATGAACAAGATGATAATCAGATCCAAAATAAAGATGATGAAGCTGTCAAACAGCCAGAACAGAGTGAAAAAAGGAGCGATGAGGCTAATGACAATATCTGTGTTAACACGAATAAACAGAGCTGCgcagagacagagggagaaacaCAGCACACTACCACAATACAACCTGTCACTGAGACACAATCAGACACTCAGATTGTGAAGGGCCAGTCTGacgaagaagaaaacaaagtagCTTTAGTAGAAGAAGCCGAGCTGACGAGTCCCGCTGAGCCGATGGAGGCTGAAACTACAGACTCCACTGCAGCTGCCTCAGCAGAGACGGAAACAGGAACAG AGCACAACATGAGGCGAATGACCCGAGCCCTAAAGAACAcggttctgcagcagcagatgatCGACGCAGACAAAGCTCTGCAGATCCTGAACCAGGAAACACCTCCTCTGGTTGTGGACAGAAACAGATTAAAG gaGCTTCTGGACAGAATAGTGACACAGACAGAAGGCTACGAAGTCTACAAGCTTGAGAAACTCTACGCTCTGCTCTGTCAGAACATCTACAGACACAGACGAGACTACAACAAAACAGCACTAATACAG gagTTGGAACAAGAGATTAAAAACTTCTGCCTGAtcaatttttaa